A stretch of Pseudomonas sp. LS.1a DNA encodes these proteins:
- a CDS encoding fimbria/pilus outer membrane usher protein: MHRWCLGLALVGSGLVLADDLPPPPTELSAIADATLYLELLVNQMPKAELVPVQQRAGQLYLDSEVLRGAGVSLPGNPQGEVALEAIAGLHADYDSQNQRLLLQVPPAWLPDQQLGDRNLYTASDARSSFGALFNYDLYLNDTDDGGSYLAAWNELRLFDSWGTFSSTGQWRQSFNGAPADDTRQGFLRYDTTWRFTDEQRLLTYEAGDLVTGALPWTSSVRVGGLQLSRDFAVRPDLVTYPLPAFSGEAAVPTSLDLFINGYKSSTTELQPGPYTLTNVPFINGAGEAVVVTTDALGRQVSTTLPFYVTSSLLQQGLADYSVAAGSLRRDYGVRDFAYGPGVASASLRYGVSDILTLETHAETAESLMLGGLGGNLRLGNFGVLNAALAQSRFDGDKGHQVALGYQYNSQRIGFSYQRLQRHGDYADLTRVDSQDIQLSQRSEQVTLSLNLNEYGNIGAGYFDVRAGDGTRTRLINLSYSRPLWGNSSVYLSANREVGDSQWAVQAQLVIPFDLHGTLALGMERSQEGETLQRVNYSRATPVGGGFGYNLGYAAGSERDAYRQADVTWRLQSVQLQAGVYGSSGEMTRWADASGSLVWMDAGLFAANRIDDAFVVVSTGGYADVPVRYENQEVGRTDADGHLLVPYGSGYYRGKYEIDPMDLPPDILAPEVEQRVAVRRGSGYLLEFPLRRVLAASVELVDADRQALKLGSRVTHAESGGQAVVGWDGLVYLENLAAHNRLQVELEGGGHCQVAFDLPEAQGSIPLIGPLVCK; the protein is encoded by the coding sequence ATGCACCGCTGGTGCCTGGGGCTGGCCCTGGTCGGCTCTGGCCTGGTGCTGGCCGACGACCTGCCGCCACCGCCTACGGAGCTGTCCGCCATCGCCGACGCCACGCTGTACCTCGAGCTGCTGGTGAACCAGATGCCCAAGGCTGAACTGGTGCCGGTGCAGCAGCGCGCCGGGCAGTTGTACCTGGACAGCGAGGTGTTGCGCGGGGCCGGTGTCTCGCTGCCGGGCAACCCCCAGGGCGAGGTGGCGCTGGAGGCCATCGCGGGGCTGCACGCCGACTACGACAGCCAGAACCAGCGCCTGCTGCTGCAAGTGCCGCCGGCCTGGCTGCCCGACCAGCAACTGGGCGACCGCAACCTGTACACGGCCAGCGATGCGCGCAGCAGTTTCGGCGCGTTGTTCAACTACGACCTGTACCTCAACGACACCGATGACGGCGGCAGCTACCTGGCAGCCTGGAACGAACTGCGCCTGTTCGACAGCTGGGGTACGTTCTCCAGCACCGGGCAGTGGCGCCAGTCGTTCAATGGTGCGCCGGCCGACGACACGCGCCAGGGCTTCTTGCGTTACGACACCACCTGGCGCTTCACCGACGAGCAGCGCCTGCTGACCTACGAAGCCGGTGACCTGGTGACCGGCGCCTTGCCCTGGACCAGCTCGGTGCGGGTCGGTGGCCTGCAGCTATCGCGCGATTTCGCTGTGCGCCCCGACCTGGTCACCTACCCGTTGCCGGCGTTCTCCGGTGAAGCCGCGGTCCCGACCTCGCTGGACCTGTTCATCAATGGCTACAAGTCCAGCACCACCGAGTTGCAGCCGGGCCCCTACACACTGACCAACGTGCCGTTCATCAACGGCGCCGGGGAAGCGGTGGTGGTCACCACCGATGCCCTTGGTCGGCAGGTGTCGACCACTTTGCCGTTCTACGTCACCAGCAGCCTGCTGCAGCAGGGCCTGGCGGATTATTCGGTGGCAGCCGGTAGCCTGCGCCGCGACTACGGAGTGCGCGATTTTGCCTATGGCCCAGGGGTTGCCTCGGCCAGCCTGCGCTACGGGGTCAGCGACATCCTCACCCTGGAGACCCATGCCGAAACTGCCGAATCGCTGATGCTGGGCGGCCTGGGCGGCAACCTGCGCCTGGGCAACTTCGGCGTGCTCAACGCTGCCTTGGCGCAGAGCCGGTTCGACGGCGACAAGGGCCACCAGGTCGCCCTCGGCTACCAATACAACAGCCAGCGCATCGGCTTCAGCTACCAGCGCCTGCAACGCCATGGCGACTACGCCGACCTGACCCGGGTCGACAGCCAGGACATACAGCTGAGCCAGCGCAGCGAACAGGTCACGTTGAGCCTGAACCTGAACGAATACGGCAACATCGGTGCCGGCTACTTCGATGTGCGCGCCGGCGACGGCACGCGTACCCGGCTGATCAACCTGAGCTACAGCAGGCCGCTGTGGGGGAACAGCAGCGTGTACCTGTCGGCCAACCGTGAAGTGGGGGACAGCCAGTGGGCGGTGCAGGCACAACTGGTGATCCCGTTCGACCTGCACGGCACCTTGGCCCTGGGCATGGAGCGCAGCCAGGAAGGCGAGACCTTGCAGCGGGTCAACTACAGCCGCGCGACGCCGGTGGGTGGTGGTTTCGGGTACAACCTGGGTTATGCCGCCGGTAGCGAGCGCGATGCTTACCGCCAGGCCGATGTCACCTGGCGCCTGCAGTCGGTGCAGTTGCAGGCCGGTGTGTATGGCAGCAGTGGCGAAATGACCCGCTGGGCCGACGCCAGTGGTTCGCTGGTGTGGATGGATGCCGGGCTGTTCGCTGCCAACCGTATCGACGATGCCTTCGTGGTGGTCAGCACCGGTGGCTACGCCGATGTGCCGGTGCGCTATGAAAACCAGGAAGTAGGCCGCACCGATGCCGACGGCCACCTGCTGGTGCCGTACGGCAGCGGTTACTACCGCGGCAAGTACGAGATCGACCCCATGGACCTGCCGCCGGACATCCTCGCGCCGGAAGTGGAACAGCGGGTGGCGGTGCGCCGGGGCAGCGGCTACTTGCTGGAGTTCCCGCTCAGGCGCGTGCTGGCGGCCAGTGTCGAACTGGTGGACGCTGACCGGCAGGCGCTCAAGCTGGGCAGCCGTGTCACCCATGCTGAAAGTGGCGGCCAGGCTGTAGTCGGTTGGGATGGCCTGGTGTACCTGGAGAACCTGGCGGCGCATAACCGCCTGCAGGTGGAGCTGGAAG